The following coding sequences lie in one Haladaptatus sp. DJG-WS-42 genomic window:
- a CDS encoding O-methyltransferase, translated as MTEIVPEETARFVRALGPDPDEILEEMDAYGEEIGFPTVGPEVGGWLQLLATMVDARRIFEFGSGFGYSAYWFARALPADGELVLTEIDADELDRAREYLERGGFANCAQFEHGDAIDIVDAYDGPFDVVLIDNEKERYKDAFDAVRDKVAPGGVVIADNAMTSGVQDFETLLAWAEGDDPAMDAGTQGIADYLGMVRTDPAFETAVMPVGEGIAVSYRVT; from the coding sequence ATGACGGAGATTGTCCCCGAAGAGACCGCTCGCTTCGTTCGCGCACTCGGCCCGGACCCAGACGAGATTCTCGAAGAGATGGACGCCTACGGCGAGGAGATCGGGTTCCCGACGGTCGGCCCCGAAGTCGGCGGCTGGCTCCAACTGCTCGCCACGATGGTCGATGCGAGACGCATTTTCGAGTTTGGCTCCGGCTTTGGCTACTCCGCCTACTGGTTCGCCCGCGCATTGCCCGCAGACGGTGAACTCGTGCTCACGGAAATCGACGCCGATGAATTAGACCGCGCCCGTGAGTATCTTGAACGCGGCGGCTTCGCAAATTGCGCCCAGTTCGAACACGGCGACGCCATCGACATCGTAGACGCGTACGACGGCCCGTTCGACGTGGTGCTCATCGACAACGAAAAAGAGCGCTACAAAGACGCATTCGACGCGGTGCGAGACAAAGTCGCGCCGGGGGGCGTCGTCATCGCGGACAATGCAATGACGTCGGGGGTACAAGACTTCGAAACACTCCTCGCGTGGGCCGAGGGCGACGACCCGGCGATGGACGCGGGAACGCAGGGCATTGCGGACTATCTTGGGATGGTTCGGACAGACCCGGCGTTCGAGACGGCGGTGATGCCCGTCGGCGAAGGAATTGCGGTCAGCTACCGGGTTACCTGA
- a CDS encoding long-chain fatty acid--CoA ligase produces MPGGTDQTLRPFLWRAEKMYPDREIVSRTNRGVERYTYTEFADRTAQLANAMTAAGIEEGDRVATFCWNHHRHFETYFGIPTIGAQLHTINPLLPDEHVQYIVENADDQIIFVDPSLLPKLEGAATDAPEFGGVSQYVVMDSEVPDTGLDNVTDYESFIDGHDAEFDWPVLSEDQPAGMCYTSGTTGKPKGVEYTQKMLWAHTMMTLTPQGLGIHDTDVVMPVVPMFHVNAWGLPFSTTAAGAKHVYPGPSPSPEDLASLIEEEGVTITAGVPTVWLGLMDYLKNNDVDISSLEQVIIGGSAAPEAMIRYFEDQGIEVLHAWGMTEMSPIGSVAHMKAGLEDADDETYMEKRKTQGLMVPGLEFKVVGDDGDEVPWNGEDFGELWIRGPTVTQEYYKRPDANEEDFEDGYLKTGDVVSIDEDGYMQIVDRAKDVIKSGGEWISSVELENTLMAHDDVAEATVIGVPHERWQERPIAFVVPVEGADEAALKDELLALVKDEYPKWWVPDDVVTIKEVPKTATGKFDKKVLRDQYADASMFEGSVPEDAAPE; encoded by the coding sequence ATGCCAGGTGGTACTGACCAGACCCTTCGACCATTCTTGTGGCGCGCAGAAAAGATGTATCCCGACCGCGAGATCGTCTCGCGGACAAATCGGGGTGTAGAACGCTACACGTACACCGAGTTTGCAGACCGCACGGCCCAACTCGCAAACGCGATGACCGCGGCGGGCATTGAGGAGGGCGACCGCGTCGCCACCTTCTGCTGGAATCACCACCGACACTTCGAGACGTACTTCGGGATTCCGACGATTGGCGCGCAGTTGCACACCATCAACCCACTGCTCCCGGACGAACACGTCCAGTACATCGTCGAGAACGCAGACGACCAGATTATCTTTGTTGACCCGTCGCTTCTGCCAAAACTCGAAGGTGCCGCAACGGACGCACCCGAGTTCGGCGGCGTCTCACAGTACGTTGTGATGGATTCTGAAGTTCCGGACACGGGCCTCGACAACGTCACGGACTACGAGTCGTTCATCGACGGCCACGACGCCGAATTCGACTGGCCGGTGCTCTCAGAAGACCAGCCAGCAGGTATGTGTTACACCTCGGGCACCACCGGCAAGCCAAAGGGTGTCGAGTACACCCAGAAGATGCTCTGGGCGCACACGATGATGACGCTCACGCCACAGGGCCTCGGCATCCACGACACCGACGTGGTGATGCCCGTCGTGCCGATGTTCCACGTCAACGCGTGGGGGCTTCCCTTCTCGACCACCGCTGCGGGCGCGAAACACGTCTATCCCGGCCCGTCGCCAAGCCCCGAAGACCTCGCGAGTCTCATCGAAGAAGAGGGCGTCACCATCACCGCCGGGGTGCCAACTGTCTGGCTCGGCTTGATGGACTATCTCAAAAACAATGACGTGGATATTTCCTCGCTCGAACAGGTCATTATCGGCGGCTCTGCGGCCCCTGAAGCCATGATTCGCTACTTCGAAGACCAAGGCATCGAAGTGCTCCACGCGTGGGGCATGACCGAGATGTCGCCAATCGGCTCCGTCGCGCACATGAAAGCCGGCCTTGAGGATGCGGACGACGAGACCTACATGGAAAAGCGCAAGACGCAGGGCCTGATGGTTCCCGGCCTCGAATTCAAAGTCGTCGGCGACGATGGCGATGAGGTGCCGTGGAACGGCGAAGACTTCGGCGAACTCTGGATTCGCGGCCCGACCGTGACCCAAGAGTACTACAAACGCCCCGACGCGAACGAAGAGGACTTCGAGGACGGCTACCTCAAAACCGGCGACGTGGTGAGCATTGACGAAGACGGCTACATGCAAATCGTCGACCGCGCCAAAGACGTCATCAAATCCGGCGGCGAGTGGATCTCCTCGGTCGAACTCGAAAATACGCTCATGGCCCACGACGACGTCGCAGAAGCCACCGTCATTGGCGTGCCTCACGAGCGCTGGCAGGAACGCCCGATTGCGTTCGTCGTCCCGGTCGAAGGGGCCGACGAAGCGGCGCTGAAAGACGAACTGCTCGCACTCGTCAAAGACGAGTATCCGAAGTGGTGGGTGCCAGACGACGTGGTGACCATCAAGGAAGTGCCGAAGACGGCGACGGGCAAGTTCGACAAGAAGGTACTGCGCGACCAGTATGCTGACGCCTCGATGTTCGAAGGGTCGGTTCCGGAGGACGCCGCACCGGAATAG
- the gdhB gene encoding glutamate dehydrogenase GdhB: MSTTLPPNREETDEVTEQDSESALATARRQLKQAAAHLDIDENIVERLNHPARVHRVAVPLERDDGSLDVFTGYRSQHDAVRGPYKGGLRFHPHVSEDECIGLSMWMTWKCAVMDLPFGGAKGGVVVNPKKLSEAEKERLTRRFTQELRDAIGPMQDIPAPDMGTDAQTMAWIMDAYSMQEGETTPGVVTGKPPVIGGSYGREEAPGRSVAIITRLACDYYDMPLSDTSVAVQGFGSVGANAARLLDSWGANVVAVSDVNGAIYDPDGLDTHDVPTHEEEPEAVMKYDAPQKLENHELLELDVDVLIPAAIGNVLTEDNADNVKADLIIEGANGPTTTGADKIFEANDIHVIPDILANAGGVTVSYFEWLQDINRRRWSLDRVNEELETEMNTAWESVKEEFDTRDVSWRDAAYIVGLRRIAEAHQARGVWP, encoded by the coding sequence ATGTCCACAACACTACCCCCCAATCGAGAGGAGACTGACGAAGTGACAGAACAAGATTCCGAGTCGGCGCTCGCCACGGCCCGACGTCAACTCAAACAGGCCGCCGCTCACCTCGACATCGACGAAAACATCGTCGAACGTCTGAACCACCCTGCCCGCGTCCACCGCGTCGCCGTTCCCTTAGAACGCGACGACGGCAGCCTCGACGTGTTCACGGGCTACCGCTCCCAGCACGACGCCGTCCGCGGCCCGTACAAAGGTGGCCTTCGCTTCCACCCACACGTCTCAGAGGACGAGTGTATTGGCCTGTCGATGTGGATGACGTGGAAGTGCGCCGTGATGGACCTCCCCTTCGGCGGTGCCAAAGGCGGTGTCGTCGTCAACCCGAAAAAGCTCTCTGAGGCAGAAAAAGAGCGCCTGACCCGCCGGTTCACCCAGGAACTGCGCGACGCCATTGGCCCGATGCAGGACATTCCTGCGCCGGACATGGGCACCGACGCCCAGACGATGGCGTGGATTATGGACGCCTACTCGATGCAAGAAGGCGAGACCACGCCCGGCGTCGTCACCGGCAAGCCACCGGTCATCGGTGGTTCGTACGGCCGCGAAGAAGCCCCTGGTCGGTCGGTGGCCATCATCACCCGTCTCGCGTGTGACTACTACGACATGCCACTTTCTGATACGTCGGTTGCCGTCCAAGGGTTCGGGTCGGTCGGCGCGAACGCCGCCCGCCTGCTCGACTCGTGGGGCGCGAACGTGGTCGCCGTGAGCGACGTGAACGGCGCAATCTACGACCCAGACGGCCTCGACACCCATGACGTGCCAACGCACGAAGAGGAACCGGAAGCCGTCATGAAGTACGACGCGCCACAGAAACTCGAAAACCACGAACTCCTCGAACTTGACGTGGACGTGCTCATCCCGGCGGCCATCGGGAACGTGCTCACCGAGGACAACGCCGACAACGTGAAAGCAGACCTCATCATCGAAGGCGCGAACGGTCCGACCACGACCGGCGCGGACAAAATCTTCGAAGCAAACGACATCCACGTCATCCCCGACATCCTCGCGAATGCGGGCGGCGTCACCGTCTCCTACTTCGAGTGGCTCCAGGACATCAACCGCCGTCGCTGGTCGTTAGACCGCGTGAACGAAGAGCTAGAGACGGAGATGAACACGGCGTGGGAAAGCGTCAAAGAAGAGTTCGACACGCGCGACGTGTCGTGGCGCGATGCGGCCTATATCGTTGGCCTCAGGCGGATTGCCGAGGCACATCAGGCACGGGGCGTGTGGCCATAA
- the yciH gene encoding stress response translation initiation inhibitor YciH: MLNLPDDFGLGEDLARSEQKLRIRTESRRYGKPVTIIEGFDAAINLKELASTLKKKLGTGGTVEDGTIELQGNHRDRLPALLAAEGFTVLD; the protein is encoded by the coding sequence ATACTCAACCTGCCAGACGACTTTGGGCTCGGTGAAGACCTCGCTCGAAGTGAACAGAAACTCCGAATTCGCACGGAGAGCCGACGCTATGGCAAGCCAGTAACCATCATCGAAGGCTTCGACGCTGCGATTAATTTGAAAGAGCTTGCGTCGACGCTCAAGAAGAAACTCGGAACGGGCGGGACGGTTGAGGACGGCACCATCGAACTGCAGGGCAACCACCGCGACCGGCTGCCCGCGCTGTTGGCCGCAGAAGGCTTCACCGTCCTCGACTGA
- the tuf gene encoding translation elongation factor EF-1 subunit alpha: MADKPHMNLAVIGHVDHGKSTLVGRLLYETGSVPDHVIEQYREEAAEKGKSGFEFAYVMDNLAEERERGVTIDIAHQRFDTDKYYFTIVDTPGHRDFVKNMITGASQADNAILVVAADDGVAPQTREHVFLARTLGIEELIVAVNKMDVVDYSEDDYRTVVDEVKTLLKQVRFRSEDATFIPTSAFEGDNVSEHSDNTPWYDGQTILEALNDLPEPQPPTDAPLRVPIQDVYTISGIGTVPVGRVETGILEVGKSVTFMPSDATGEVKSIEMHHEEVSEARPGDNVGFNVRGIGKDDIRRGDVAGPSDDPPKVAETFQAQIVVMQHPSVITAGYTPVLHAHTAQVACTVESIDQKIDPASGEVAEENPDFIKAGDAAVVTMRPQKPLVVEPSSEIPELGSFALRDMGQTIAAGKVLKVNER, from the coding sequence ATGGCAGATAAACCGCATATGAACCTGGCCGTCATTGGCCACGTTGACCACGGGAAAAGCACACTGGTTGGACGCCTCCTCTACGAGACGGGAAGCGTACCAGACCACGTCATCGAACAGTACCGTGAGGAGGCCGCAGAGAAGGGGAAGTCCGGCTTCGAGTTCGCCTACGTCATGGACAACCTCGCAGAAGAACGCGAACGCGGTGTCACCATCGACATCGCCCATCAGCGATTCGACACGGACAAGTATTATTTCACCATCGTGGACACGCCGGGTCACCGCGACTTCGTGAAGAACATGATTACGGGCGCGTCCCAAGCGGATAACGCGATTCTCGTCGTCGCCGCAGACGACGGTGTTGCGCCACAGACCCGCGAACACGTGTTCCTCGCGCGCACCCTCGGGATTGAAGAACTCATCGTCGCCGTCAACAAGATGGACGTCGTCGATTATTCTGAAGACGACTACCGCACCGTCGTAGACGAAGTGAAAACTCTCCTCAAACAGGTGCGCTTCCGCTCTGAGGATGCGACGTTCATCCCGACCTCGGCGTTCGAGGGCGACAACGTCTCTGAGCACAGCGACAACACGCCGTGGTACGATGGGCAGACCATCTTAGAGGCGCTGAACGACCTCCCAGAACCACAGCCGCCAACCGACGCGCCACTTCGCGTCCCGATTCAGGACGTGTACACCATCTCCGGTATCGGGACCGTCCCAGTCGGACGCGTCGAGACCGGCATCTTAGAAGTCGGCAAGAGCGTGACGTTCATGCCCTCGGATGCGACGGGTGAGGTGAAGTCCATCGAGATGCACCACGAAGAGGTCTCGGAGGCGCGCCCCGGTGACAACGTCGGGTTCAACGTCCGTGGCATTGGCAAAGACGACATCCGCCGCGGTGACGTGGCCGGGCCCTCGGATGATCCGCCAAAGGTCGCAGAGACCTTCCAAGCCCAAATCGTCGTGATGCAACACCCGTCCGTGATTACGGCGGGTTACACGCCGGTGCTCCACGCCCACACCGCACAGGTCGCCTGCACGGTCGAATCCATCGACCAGAAAATCGACCCGGCAAGCGGCGAGGTCGCAGAGGAGAACCCGGACTTCATCAAGGCCGGTGACGCCGCCGTCGTGACGATGCGCCCGCAGAAACCGCTCGTAGTCGAGCCGTCCTCTGAGATTCCCGAACTCGGCTCGTTCGCGCTGCGCGACATGGGCCAGACCATCGCGGCCGGCAAAGTGCTCAAAGTCAACGAGCGCTGA
- a CDS encoding luciferase family protein: MEPTLPHLDGPLASVIETVSAWPGVSAHAHRFGGVEFRLAGREIGHLHRNGMTDIPYPKRLRDALVEADHTGPHHLFPDSGWTTYSATDDEGAARAVWLLRANYLYYALIFRKKPDHEALATLDIDAALDDLDPPAGARAVYEPLLART; the protein is encoded by the coding sequence ATGGAACCAACCCTCCCACACCTCGACGGACCGCTCGCCTCCGTCATCGAGACCGTCTCCGCGTGGCCCGGAGTCAGCGCTCACGCCCACCGGTTTGGCGGTGTCGAGTTCAGGCTCGCGGGCCGCGAAATCGGCCACCTCCACCGCAACGGCATGACCGACATCCCGTATCCCAAACGCCTCCGTGACGCGTTGGTTGAAGCCGACCACACCGGCCCACACCATCTGTTTCCCGACTCGGGGTGGACGACCTACTCCGCCACCGACGACGAGGGAGCAGCCCGAGCCGTCTGGTTGCTCCGCGCGAACTACCTCTATTACGCGCTCATCTTCCGCAAAAAGCCAGACCACGAGGCCCTCGCAACACTCGATATCGATGCGGCACTCGACGACCTCGACCCGCCTGCTGGTGCGCGGGCGGTGTACGAGCCGCTCTTAGCTCGGACCTGA
- a CDS encoding oxidoreductase: MTDSGWEVARMPDQTGKTVVVTGANSGIGFETARAFAQKGAHVVLACRSVERGQTASDEITAAHPDASLEVLELDLADLSAIHWFADALTARHDRLDVLVNNAGVMHAPYRTTQNGFELQFGVNHLGHFALTGLVLPLLTRTTAARVVTLSSFFQRQGHLNFEDLQSEDAYDRYGAYAQSKLANLLFAVELHRRIDEAGLDVLSVAAHPGWAATNLQSHGVSMDGGRVRPLVYRFLNHLVGVSPAQGASYVLYAATAPDVVGGRFYGPSRLFEMRGPPTELSLPAIADSAVATRLWAASEALTGIRYDFGVPLP; encoded by the coding sequence ATGACTGACTCGGGGTGGGAGGTCGCGAGAATGCCCGACCAGACTGGCAAGACGGTCGTCGTGACCGGGGCGAACAGCGGAATCGGCTTCGAGACCGCCCGTGCGTTCGCGCAGAAGGGTGCGCACGTCGTCCTCGCCTGTCGAAGTGTCGAGCGCGGGCAGACGGCGAGCGACGAGATAACAGCCGCGCACCCGGACGCCTCGCTCGAAGTGCTCGAACTCGACTTGGCCGATCTGTCTGCGATTCACTGGTTTGCGGACGCGCTCACCGCGCGCCACGACCGGCTCGACGTGCTCGTAAACAACGCAGGCGTGATGCACGCACCCTACCGTACGACCCAAAACGGCTTCGAACTCCAGTTCGGGGTGAACCACCTCGGCCACTTTGCACTCACTGGGCTGGTATTGCCGTTGCTCACCCGGACAACGGCGGCTCGCGTGGTCACGTTAAGCAGTTTTTTCCAGCGACAGGGTCACCTCAACTTCGAGGATTTACAGAGCGAAGACGCCTACGACCGCTACGGTGCGTACGCACAGAGCAAACTGGCGAATCTGCTGTTTGCCGTCGAGTTACACCGACGAATTGACGAGGCCGGACTCGACGTGCTGAGCGTCGCCGCGCACCCGGGCTGGGCGGCGACTAACCTGCAATCACACGGCGTTTCGATGGACGGTGGGCGCGTCCGGCCACTCGTCTATCGATTCTTGAACCATCTCGTTGGGGTGTCTCCAGCACAAGGGGCCAGCTACGTGCTGTACGCGGCGACGGCTCCCGACGTGGTCGGCGGGCGCTTTTACGGACCGAGTCGGTTGTTCGAGATGCGCGGGCCGCCAACCGAACTCTCGCTTCCCGCGATTGCGGACTCAGCTGTAGCGACGAGACTCTGGGCGGCGTCGGAGGCACTCACCGGGATCCGGTACGACTTCGGCGTGCCGTTGCCGTGA
- a CDS encoding acyl-CoA dehydrogenase family protein: protein MDLLDARIVPEYARDVKEEARAFAAEYIAPNAAEAFERGEYPWEILEAGQEANLIAQDIPEKYGGRGLSLHETLAIAEEFFKADAGIALTLQLASFGCELVYEYGSEEQKETFLRPVAENEQISGLAVSEPQTGSDLAGMTTTAEKRDGEWVLNGEKYWVGNAVEADWLTIYAKTGDGDDRYGNYSLFILPTDAPGYEAEHIPEKMGMRASKQGHIVLDDCRIPEANLVGVEGAGFYMLAEFFNHGRIVVSGHGLGLAAAAIEEAWEFTHDRQAFGRDVSEFQAVQHDLADMRLEFEAARSLTWRAADMVAEQENSGFWAAMAKTKATETAVSVAERAMNLHGGRSVLSERRIARVYRDVRIPVIYEGANAIQRNLIYRQG from the coding sequence ATGGACTTACTCGACGCCCGAATTGTCCCCGAGTACGCCCGTGACGTGAAAGAAGAGGCTCGCGCTTTCGCAGCAGAGTACATCGCGCCAAACGCAGCAGAGGCCTTCGAACGCGGTGAATATCCGTGGGAGATATTGGAGGCCGGCCAAGAAGCCAACTTGATTGCTCAGGATATCCCCGAAAAGTACGGTGGTCGCGGGCTCTCGTTGCACGAGACGCTCGCGATTGCAGAGGAGTTTTTCAAAGCCGATGCTGGCATCGCCCTCACCCTCCAACTCGCCAGTTTCGGCTGCGAACTCGTCTACGAGTACGGCAGCGAAGAACAGAAAGAAACCTTCCTCCGGCCGGTCGCAGAGAACGAACAAATCTCCGGCCTCGCCGTCTCAGAACCCCAGACTGGAAGTGACCTCGCCGGGATGACCACCACCGCCGAAAAACGCGACGGAGAGTGGGTCTTGAACGGGGAGAAGTACTGGGTTGGCAACGCTGTCGAAGCCGATTGGCTCACCATCTACGCGAAGACCGGTGACGGCGACGACCGCTACGGGAACTACTCGTTGTTCATCCTCCCAACCGATGCGCCCGGCTACGAGGCAGAACACATCCCCGAGAAGATGGGGATGCGCGCCTCCAAGCAAGGCCACATCGTCTTAGACGACTGTCGCATCCCGGAGGCGAATCTGGTCGGCGTCGAGGGAGCCGGGTTCTACATGCTCGCCGAGTTCTTCAACCACGGCCGCATCGTCGTCAGCGGCCACGGCCTTGGCCTCGCAGCTGCCGCCATCGAAGAGGCGTGGGAGTTCACCCACGACCGACAGGCGTTCGGCCGCGACGTGAGCGAGTTCCAAGCCGTCCAACACGACCTCGCCGATATGCGCCTCGAGTTCGAAGCCGCGCGGTCGCTCACGTGGCGCGCAGCAGATATGGTCGCCGAACAGGAGAACTCCGGCTTCTGGGCAGCCATGGCGAAGACGAAAGCCACAGAGACGGCGGTTTCGGTGGCAGAACGCGCCATGAACCTCCACGGCGGGCGTTCTGTCCTCTCAGAGCGCCGCATTGCCCGTGTCTACCGCGACGTGCGCATCCCCGTCATCTACGAGGGAGCGAACGCCATCCAGCGCAACCTCATCTACCGGCAGGGCTGA
- a CDS encoding N-acyl homoserine lactonase family protein gives MGATSLTLVDRGTISADLNFVLDGYVMGTAAEPTPEQAYEDFAVWNLVIDHPDATILWDTGPHHDAAAGYWPAPLYQAFTPNNPAGHRLDDDLDAAGYDLADIDAVVMSHLHLDHAGGLHHFAGTDVPIYVHRAEIPFAYFSAKTPEGSVAYLASDFDHELNWQLIHGHRHTLFEGIELHHLPGHTPGLLGALLHLEDESVIVAGDEVYLRSNYEEAWPMATSLLWDNRAWEDSLHRVRELQRQHDATVLFGHDLSQFHDLQERWG, from the coding sequence ATGGGAGCTACGTCCCTTACCCTTGTCGACCGGGGAACCATCAGCGCAGACCTGAACTTCGTCTTAGACGGCTACGTCATGGGAACCGCAGCCGAGCCGACTCCGGAGCAGGCCTACGAAGACTTCGCCGTCTGGAACCTCGTTATCGACCACCCCGACGCGACGATTCTCTGGGACACAGGGCCACACCATGACGCCGCCGCTGGCTACTGGCCAGCCCCGCTCTATCAGGCGTTCACGCCGAACAACCCCGCAGGTCACCGCCTCGACGACGACTTAGACGCCGCTGGCTACGACCTCGCGGACATCGACGCCGTCGTGATGAGCCATCTCCACTTAGACCACGCGGGCGGTCTCCACCACTTCGCCGGGACGGACGTCCCCATCTACGTCCACCGTGCGGAGATTCCGTTCGCCTACTTCAGCGCCAAAACGCCGGAAGGCTCTGTGGCCTATCTCGCGAGCGACTTCGACCACGAGTTGAACTGGCAGCTCATCCACGGCCACCGACACACCTTGTTCGAGGGAATCGAACTCCACCACCTCCCCGGACACACGCCCGGCTTGCTCGGGGCACTTCTCCACCTCGAAGACGAGTCAGTCATCGTCGCCGGTGACGAGGTGTATCTGCGCTCGAATTACGAAGAAGCGTGGCCCATGGCGACCAGCCTACTCTGGGACAACCGGGCGTGGGAAGACAGCCTCCATCGCGTGCGCGAACTCCAACGCCAACACGACGCAACCGTCCTCTTTGGCCACGATTTGTCGCAGTTCCACGACCTCCAAGAACGCTGGGGGTAG